From Carassius auratus strain Wakin chromosome 1, ASM336829v1, whole genome shotgun sequence, the proteins below share one genomic window:
- the LOC113069937 gene encoding fibroblast growth factor 8b-like — protein MRLKSSRLRYILLQFITLCFYTQMTMQSISLPNFKHHVTEQSRLSDRMSRRLTRTYQLYSRTSGKHVQVLGNKRVNANGEDGDIHAKLVVETDTFGSRVRIRGAKTAYYICMNKRGKLIGRRKGRGRDCIFTEIVLENNYTALQNAKYKGWYMAFTRKGQPRKATQTRQHQRETHFMKRLPRGHLLTEQKAFDLIPYPSNKRTKHHQRTRVN, from the exons ATGAGGCTGAAATCATCGAGGTTACGCTACAT ATTACTTCAATTTATCACCCTGTGTTTTTACACCCAA ATGACGATGCAGTCCATCTCTTTACCCAATTTTAAGCACCATGTAACAGAGCAGAGTCGTCTGTCGGACAGGATGAGTCGGAGACTAACAAGGACTTATCAGCTCTATAGCCGAACTAGTGGTAAACATGTACAAGTCCTGGGCAATAAGAGAGTAAACGCCAACGGCGAGGATGGAGATATTCATG CTAAACTCGTTGTGGAAACCGACACATTTGGAAGCCGGGTTCGAATCAGAGGAGCAAAAACAGCCTACTACATTTGCATGAACAAGAGAGGCAAGCTTATTGGACGG AGGAAGGGCCGTGGCAGGGACTGTATATTCACCGAGATTGTTCTGGAAAATAACTACACGGCTTTGCAGAACGCTAAGTACAAAGGCTGGTACATGGCCTTCACACGCAAGGGTCAACCTAGGAAAGCCACGCAGACCCGGCAGCATCAACGAGAGACCCATTTCATGAAACGTCTTCCTCGAGGACACCTGTTGACAGAACAGAAGGCTTTTGATTTAATCCCATATCCTTCAAACAAGAGGACTAAGCACCATCAGCGCACACGCGTGAATTGA